The following coding sequences are from one Humulus lupulus chromosome X, drHumLupu1.1, whole genome shotgun sequence window:
- the LOC133803346 gene encoding sister chromatid cohesion protein PDS5 homolog C isoform X3 has translation MAASDKDLEAQLLESGNRLVELPSSVDELLPLLDRVESCLSKVEQSPSESMQNALSPSLKALVDDTLLGHSDVDVKVAVASCISEITRITAPDAPYDDDQMKEVFQLIVSSFENLCDKSSRSYTKRTSILETVAKVRSCVVMLDLECDALILEMFEHFLKAIRDYHPENVFSSMETIMTLVLEESEDIPVELLTPILDCVKIDNEDVLPIARKLGERVLEICAAKVKPYLVQAVKDLGISLDDYSKVLSTICQDAEAAVEQNEVQASDENMAVESRSMKPSLDNGSQEDKAETTEAGSLEQAVISMDRSPQSAMSNGITQAVGDDSLADSSSLKKQEDDQRIESTKDLDASSNADPDSLNTENAADTEKKLEQSNKTVGRKTSSSAKSTTSENPHVDNEKESADNEKNIADNEKKSAENEKESAENEKESAENEKESADNEKESADNEKETEKFPDQEEQGEDLPGSPHQGTSAEAAVPSENDKESDVKLSSPKALDSESATVASTSPSLKLTDESRSKKSGRQKKKDNSDKEAAPSSDDASKKVADGISDSEVKTNRRSGKKVPVSISNENKVLAEVKVSKKESGTTSDSEAKPLRQLAKKVDGGSKNEEGSSAKHVEDKKRARGKTLSEKDRKKTSIKDDSKDTIASPKSLGKSTKDEQKNEETPKTNSKRKRTPGKVKESGDKGYDEDLIGMKVRVWWPKDQSYYNGFIESFDPVKKKHKVLYNDGDEEVLNLKREKWEFIEGDSVSDEEGKADLLSPDASTEISPLKKKVKIKSDDPSKQKKIEASPKKGASSSKSKSIPKSGLGNKAEGKSKDDSKSVGKSEEVSGGKSKDHTPKSASSKSANVASKSSSKSRNNDSQTPKTTKSKDESSTPSTKSKQEIQKSGKLKLGTPKTATVFKDKTHQSGGKSSANGTGKVKSGSSKIKEVEDAKESSSDSGKPVESTKGKSLNPSKAQESEVKESEVKTGKKRRRSTKG, from the exons ATGGCGGCGTCGGATAAAGATCTTGAAGCACAGCTTCTTGAATCTGGTAACAGGCTTGTGGAACTCCCGTCGTCCGTCGATGAACTCCTTCCTCTTCTCGAC AGAGTTGAGAGTTGTCTATCAAAGGTTGAGCAGTCGCCTTCTGAATCAATGCAAAATGCACTTTCTCCGTCATTGAAAGCATTGGTTGATGATACACTTTTAGGGCATTCAGATGTTGATGTTAAAGTCGCAGTTGCATCTTGCATCAGTGAGATAACAAGAATTACTGCACCTGATGCTCCTTATGATGATGACCAGATGAAG GAGGTCTTTCAGCTTATTGTATCATCTTTTGAAAATCTGTGTGACAAGTCAAGCCGATCATACACAAAAAGAACCTCAATTCTTGAAACTGTTGCAAAGGTCAGATCTTGTGTCGTGATGCTGGATCTTGAATGCGATGCATTGATCCTGGAAATGTTCGAGCATTTTCTTAAAGCAATTAG GGATTATCATCCAGAGAATGTTTTTTCATCCATGGAGACGATAATGACCCTTGTTTTAGAAGAAAGTGAAGATATTCCAGTGGAGCTCCTCACCCCTATACTAGACTGTGTGAAAATTGACAACGAA GACGTTTTGCCCATTGCTCGGAAATTGGGAGAGAGAGTTCTTGAAATTTGTGCTGCGAAGGTTAAACCTTACTTGGTACAGGCTGTAAAGGATCTGGGTATTTCATTAGATGACTACAGTAAAGTTTTATCTACAATATGCCAAGATGCTGAAGCTGCTGTTGAGCAAAATGAAGTCCAAGCTTCTGATGAGAATATG GCTGTTGAGAGCAGGTCAATGAAGCCATCCTTGGATAATGGATCCCAG GAGGATAAAGCGGAAACCACAGAAGCAGGATCACTTGAACAAGCTGTAATTTCTATGGATAGATCTCCACAGTCTGCAATGAGTAATGGTATAACACAGGCTGTGGGAGATGACTCTTTGGCTGATTCTAGCTCCCTAAAGAAGCAAGAGGATGATCAGCGAATTGAGAGTACCAAGGATTTAGATGCATCAAGCAATGCTGATCCTGATAGTTTGAACACTGAGAATGCAGCAGATACAGAAAAAAAGCTAGAGCAGAGCAATAAGACAGTAGGAAGAAAAACTAGTTCGTCTGCAAAATCTACTACTTCAGAAAATCCTCATGTTGATAATGAGAAGGAAAGTGCTGATAATGAGAAGAATATTGCAGATAATGAGAAGAAAAGTGCAGAAAATGAAAAGGAAAGTGCAGAAAATGAGAAGGAAAGTGCAGAAAATGAGAAGGAAAGTGCAGACAATGAGAAGGAAAGTGCAGACAATGAGAAGGAAACAGAGAAATTTCCAGACCAGGAAGAACAAGGTGAGGATCTTCCTGGTTCACCACATCAGGGTACATCTGCTGAGGCAGCAGTACCTTCAGAAAATGATAAGGAGTCTGATGTTAAGCTTTCATCACCCAAGGCATTGGACAGTGAATCTGCTACTGTTGCTTCTACGTCTCCAAGTTTGAAACTTACTGATGAAAGTCGTTCCAAAAAGTCTGGACGACAGAAGAAGAAGGATAATTCAGATAAGGAAGCTGCTCCATCTTCAGATGATGCCTCCAAAAAGGTAGCTGATGGGATAAGTGATTCAGAGGTGAAGACAAACAGGCGTTCTGGGAAAAAGGTGCCAGTTTCTATTTCTAATGAGAATAAAGTTTTAGCAGAGGTTAAGGTATCCAAGAAGGAAAGTGGAACTACAAGTGATTCAGAGGCAAAACCTTTGAGGCAGTTAGCTAAGAAAGTCGATGGAGGCAGTAAAAATGAAGAAGGATCGTCAGCAAAGCATGTGGAGGATAAGAAGAGGGCTAGGGGAAAAACTCTTTCTGAGAAGGATAGAAAAAAAACTTCTATTAAGGATGATAGCAAA GATACTATTGCTTCACCAAAGTCATTGGGGAAATCAACCAAAGATGAACAAAAGAATGAGGAGACCCCGAAGACAAATTCTAAGAGAAAACGTACTCCTGGCAAAGTAAAG GAGTCTGGTGATAAAGGTTATGATGAGGATTTGATTGGTATGAAGGTTAGAGTTTGGTGGCCAAAGGATCAATC GTACTATAATGGTTTTATTGAATCTTTTGATCCAGTCAAAAAGAAGCATAAG GTTTTGTATAATGATGGTGATGAAGAAGTATTAAATCTTAAAAGAGAAAAGTGGGAGTTCATTGAAGGTGATTCTGTGTCCGATGAG GAAGGTAAAGCTGATCTATTAAGTCCTGATGCTTCCACTGAAAT CAGTCCCTTAAAGAAAAAAGTGAAGATAAAATCGGATGACCCCTCTAAACAAAAAAAGATTGAGGCTTCACCCAAAAA GGGTGCTTCATCCAGCAAATCGAAGAGCATTCCAAAATCTGGACTGGGAAATAAAGCTGAGGGCAAATCCAAAGATGATTCCAAATCTGTTGGCAAGTCGGAGGAGGTGAGTGGTGGCAAATCCAAGGATCATACACCAAAAAGTGCTAGTAGCAAATCAGCCAATGTTGCGTCAAAATCATCAAGCAAGTCTAGGAATAATGATTCTCAGACACCAAAGACTACCAAATCCAAGGACGAAAGCAGCACACCGTCCACCAAGTCCAAGCAAGAAATCCAGAAATCTGGGAAGTTAAAGTTGGGCACGCCAAAAACAGCTACTGTTTTCAAGGATAAAACCCATCAAAGTGGTGGAAAGTCCAGTGCCAATGGTACTGGTAAAGTGAAGTCCGGTTCATCGAAGATAAAAGAGGTTGAAGATGCCAAGGAAAGCTCCTCTGATTCAGGTAAACCAGTGGAGAGTACTAAAGGCAAGTCCTTGAATCCCTCCAAGGCTCAGGAAAGTGAGGTTAAGGAAAGTGAGGTTAAGACAGGTAAGAAGCGACGAAGAAGCACAAAAGGCTGA
- the LOC133803346 gene encoding sister chromatid cohesion protein PDS5 homolog C isoform X1 — MAASDKDLEAQLLESGNRLVELPSSVDELLPLLDRVESCLSKVEQSPSESMQNALSPSLKALVDDTLLGHSDVDVKVAVASCISEITRITAPDAPYDDDQMKEVFQLIVSSFENLCDKSSRSYTKRTSILETVAKVRSCVVMLDLECDALILEMFEHFLKAIRDYHPENVFSSMETIMTLVLEESEDIPVELLTPILDCVKIDNEDVLPIARKLGERVLEICAAKVKPYLVQAVKDLGISLDDYSKVLSTICQDAEAAVEQNEVQASDENMAVESRSMKPSLDNGSQFLIQEDKAETTEAGSLEQAVISMDRSPQSAMSNGITQAVGDDSLADSSSLKKQEDDQRIESTKDLDASSNADPDSLNTENAADTEKKLEQSNKTVGRKTSSSAKSTTSENPHVDNEKESADNEKNIADNEKKSAENEKESAENEKESAENEKESADNEKESADNEKETEKFPDQEEQGEDLPGSPHQGTSAEAAVPSENDKESDVKLSSPKALDSESATVASTSPSLKLTDESRSKKSGRQKKKDNSDKEAAPSSDDASKKVADGISDSEVKTNRRSGKKVPVSISNENKVLAEVKVSKKESGTTSDSEAKPLRQLAKKVDGGSKNEEGSSAKHVEDKKRARGKTLSEKDRKKTSIKDDSKDTIASPKSLGKSTKDEQKNEETPKTNSKRKRTPGKVKESGDKGYDEDLIGMKVRVWWPKDQSYYNGFIESFDPVKKKHKVLYNDGDEEVLNLKREKWEFIEGDSVSDEEGKADLLSPDASTEISPLKKKVKIKSDDPSKQKKIEASPKKGASSSKSKSIPKSGLGNKAEGKSKDDSKSVGKSEEVSGGKSKDHTPKSASSKSANVASKSSSKSRNNDSQTPKTTKSKDESSTPSTKSKQEIQKSGKLKLGTPKTATVFKDKTHQSGGKSSANGTGKVKSGSSKIKEVEDAKESSSDSGKPVESTKGKSLNPSKAQESEVKESEVKTGKKRRRSTKG; from the exons ATGGCGGCGTCGGATAAAGATCTTGAAGCACAGCTTCTTGAATCTGGTAACAGGCTTGTGGAACTCCCGTCGTCCGTCGATGAACTCCTTCCTCTTCTCGAC AGAGTTGAGAGTTGTCTATCAAAGGTTGAGCAGTCGCCTTCTGAATCAATGCAAAATGCACTTTCTCCGTCATTGAAAGCATTGGTTGATGATACACTTTTAGGGCATTCAGATGTTGATGTTAAAGTCGCAGTTGCATCTTGCATCAGTGAGATAACAAGAATTACTGCACCTGATGCTCCTTATGATGATGACCAGATGAAG GAGGTCTTTCAGCTTATTGTATCATCTTTTGAAAATCTGTGTGACAAGTCAAGCCGATCATACACAAAAAGAACCTCAATTCTTGAAACTGTTGCAAAGGTCAGATCTTGTGTCGTGATGCTGGATCTTGAATGCGATGCATTGATCCTGGAAATGTTCGAGCATTTTCTTAAAGCAATTAG GGATTATCATCCAGAGAATGTTTTTTCATCCATGGAGACGATAATGACCCTTGTTTTAGAAGAAAGTGAAGATATTCCAGTGGAGCTCCTCACCCCTATACTAGACTGTGTGAAAATTGACAACGAA GACGTTTTGCCCATTGCTCGGAAATTGGGAGAGAGAGTTCTTGAAATTTGTGCTGCGAAGGTTAAACCTTACTTGGTACAGGCTGTAAAGGATCTGGGTATTTCATTAGATGACTACAGTAAAGTTTTATCTACAATATGCCAAGATGCTGAAGCTGCTGTTGAGCAAAATGAAGTCCAAGCTTCTGATGAGAATATG GCTGTTGAGAGCAGGTCAATGAAGCCATCCTTGGATAATGGATCCCAG TTTCTAATACAGGAGGATAAAGCGGAAACCACAGAAGCAGGATCACTTGAACAAGCTGTAATTTCTATGGATAGATCTCCACAGTCTGCAATGAGTAATGGTATAACACAGGCTGTGGGAGATGACTCTTTGGCTGATTCTAGCTCCCTAAAGAAGCAAGAGGATGATCAGCGAATTGAGAGTACCAAGGATTTAGATGCATCAAGCAATGCTGATCCTGATAGTTTGAACACTGAGAATGCAGCAGATACAGAAAAAAAGCTAGAGCAGAGCAATAAGACAGTAGGAAGAAAAACTAGTTCGTCTGCAAAATCTACTACTTCAGAAAATCCTCATGTTGATAATGAGAAGGAAAGTGCTGATAATGAGAAGAATATTGCAGATAATGAGAAGAAAAGTGCAGAAAATGAAAAGGAAAGTGCAGAAAATGAGAAGGAAAGTGCAGAAAATGAGAAGGAAAGTGCAGACAATGAGAAGGAAAGTGCAGACAATGAGAAGGAAACAGAGAAATTTCCAGACCAGGAAGAACAAGGTGAGGATCTTCCTGGTTCACCACATCAGGGTACATCTGCTGAGGCAGCAGTACCTTCAGAAAATGATAAGGAGTCTGATGTTAAGCTTTCATCACCCAAGGCATTGGACAGTGAATCTGCTACTGTTGCTTCTACGTCTCCAAGTTTGAAACTTACTGATGAAAGTCGTTCCAAAAAGTCTGGACGACAGAAGAAGAAGGATAATTCAGATAAGGAAGCTGCTCCATCTTCAGATGATGCCTCCAAAAAGGTAGCTGATGGGATAAGTGATTCAGAGGTGAAGACAAACAGGCGTTCTGGGAAAAAGGTGCCAGTTTCTATTTCTAATGAGAATAAAGTTTTAGCAGAGGTTAAGGTATCCAAGAAGGAAAGTGGAACTACAAGTGATTCAGAGGCAAAACCTTTGAGGCAGTTAGCTAAGAAAGTCGATGGAGGCAGTAAAAATGAAGAAGGATCGTCAGCAAAGCATGTGGAGGATAAGAAGAGGGCTAGGGGAAAAACTCTTTCTGAGAAGGATAGAAAAAAAACTTCTATTAAGGATGATAGCAAA GATACTATTGCTTCACCAAAGTCATTGGGGAAATCAACCAAAGATGAACAAAAGAATGAGGAGACCCCGAAGACAAATTCTAAGAGAAAACGTACTCCTGGCAAAGTAAAG GAGTCTGGTGATAAAGGTTATGATGAGGATTTGATTGGTATGAAGGTTAGAGTTTGGTGGCCAAAGGATCAATC GTACTATAATGGTTTTATTGAATCTTTTGATCCAGTCAAAAAGAAGCATAAG GTTTTGTATAATGATGGTGATGAAGAAGTATTAAATCTTAAAAGAGAAAAGTGGGAGTTCATTGAAGGTGATTCTGTGTCCGATGAG GAAGGTAAAGCTGATCTATTAAGTCCTGATGCTTCCACTGAAAT CAGTCCCTTAAAGAAAAAAGTGAAGATAAAATCGGATGACCCCTCTAAACAAAAAAAGATTGAGGCTTCACCCAAAAA GGGTGCTTCATCCAGCAAATCGAAGAGCATTCCAAAATCTGGACTGGGAAATAAAGCTGAGGGCAAATCCAAAGATGATTCCAAATCTGTTGGCAAGTCGGAGGAGGTGAGTGGTGGCAAATCCAAGGATCATACACCAAAAAGTGCTAGTAGCAAATCAGCCAATGTTGCGTCAAAATCATCAAGCAAGTCTAGGAATAATGATTCTCAGACACCAAAGACTACCAAATCCAAGGACGAAAGCAGCACACCGTCCACCAAGTCCAAGCAAGAAATCCAGAAATCTGGGAAGTTAAAGTTGGGCACGCCAAAAACAGCTACTGTTTTCAAGGATAAAACCCATCAAAGTGGTGGAAAGTCCAGTGCCAATGGTACTGGTAAAGTGAAGTCCGGTTCATCGAAGATAAAAGAGGTTGAAGATGCCAAGGAAAGCTCCTCTGATTCAGGTAAACCAGTGGAGAGTACTAAAGGCAAGTCCTTGAATCCCTCCAAGGCTCAGGAAAGTGAGGTTAAGGAAAGTGAGGTTAAGACAGGTAAGAAGCGACGAAGAAGCACAAAAGGCTGA
- the LOC133803346 gene encoding sister chromatid cohesion protein PDS5 homolog C isoform X2, whose product MAASDKDLEAQLLESGNRLVELPSSVDELLPLLDRVESCLSKVEQSPSESMQNALSPSLKALVDDTLLGHSDVDVKVAVASCISEITRITAPDAPYDDDQMKEVFQLIVSSFENLCDKSSRSYTKRTSILETVAKVRSCVVMLDLECDALILEMFEHFLKAIRDYHPENVFSSMETIMTLVLEESEDIPVELLTPILDCVKIDNEDVLPIARKLGERVLEICAAKVKPYLVQAVKDLGISLDDYSKVLSTICQDAEAAVEQNEVQASDENMAVESRSMKPSLDNGSQFLIQEDKAETTEAGSLEQAVISMDRSPQSAMSNGITQAVGDDSLADSSSLKKQEDDQRIESTKDLDASSNADPDSLNTENAADTEKKLEQSNKTVGRKTSSSAKSTTSENPHVDNEKESADNEKNIADNEKKSAENEKESAENEKESAENEKESADNEKESADNEKETEKFPDQEEQGEDLPGSPHQGTSAEAAVPSENDKESDVKLSSPKALDSESATVASTSPSLKLTDESRSKKSGRQKKKDNSDKEAAPSSDDASKKVADGISDSEVKTNRRSGKKVPVSISNENKVLAEVKVSKKESGTTSDSEAKPLRQLAKKVDGGSKNEEGSSAKHVEDKKRARGKTLSEKDRKKTSIKDDSKDTIASPKSLGKSTKDEQKNEETPKTNSKRKRTPGKVKESGDKGYDEDLIGMKVRVWWPKDQSYYNGFIESFDPVKKKHKVLYNDGDEEVLNLKREKWEFIEGDSVSDEEGKADLLSPDASTEIPLKKKVKIKSDDPSKQKKIEASPKKGASSSKSKSIPKSGLGNKAEGKSKDDSKSVGKSEEVSGGKSKDHTPKSASSKSANVASKSSSKSRNNDSQTPKTTKSKDESSTPSTKSKQEIQKSGKLKLGTPKTATVFKDKTHQSGGKSSANGTGKVKSGSSKIKEVEDAKESSSDSGKPVESTKGKSLNPSKAQESEVKESEVKTGKKRRRSTKG is encoded by the exons ATGGCGGCGTCGGATAAAGATCTTGAAGCACAGCTTCTTGAATCTGGTAACAGGCTTGTGGAACTCCCGTCGTCCGTCGATGAACTCCTTCCTCTTCTCGAC AGAGTTGAGAGTTGTCTATCAAAGGTTGAGCAGTCGCCTTCTGAATCAATGCAAAATGCACTTTCTCCGTCATTGAAAGCATTGGTTGATGATACACTTTTAGGGCATTCAGATGTTGATGTTAAAGTCGCAGTTGCATCTTGCATCAGTGAGATAACAAGAATTACTGCACCTGATGCTCCTTATGATGATGACCAGATGAAG GAGGTCTTTCAGCTTATTGTATCATCTTTTGAAAATCTGTGTGACAAGTCAAGCCGATCATACACAAAAAGAACCTCAATTCTTGAAACTGTTGCAAAGGTCAGATCTTGTGTCGTGATGCTGGATCTTGAATGCGATGCATTGATCCTGGAAATGTTCGAGCATTTTCTTAAAGCAATTAG GGATTATCATCCAGAGAATGTTTTTTCATCCATGGAGACGATAATGACCCTTGTTTTAGAAGAAAGTGAAGATATTCCAGTGGAGCTCCTCACCCCTATACTAGACTGTGTGAAAATTGACAACGAA GACGTTTTGCCCATTGCTCGGAAATTGGGAGAGAGAGTTCTTGAAATTTGTGCTGCGAAGGTTAAACCTTACTTGGTACAGGCTGTAAAGGATCTGGGTATTTCATTAGATGACTACAGTAAAGTTTTATCTACAATATGCCAAGATGCTGAAGCTGCTGTTGAGCAAAATGAAGTCCAAGCTTCTGATGAGAATATG GCTGTTGAGAGCAGGTCAATGAAGCCATCCTTGGATAATGGATCCCAG TTTCTAATACAGGAGGATAAAGCGGAAACCACAGAAGCAGGATCACTTGAACAAGCTGTAATTTCTATGGATAGATCTCCACAGTCTGCAATGAGTAATGGTATAACACAGGCTGTGGGAGATGACTCTTTGGCTGATTCTAGCTCCCTAAAGAAGCAAGAGGATGATCAGCGAATTGAGAGTACCAAGGATTTAGATGCATCAAGCAATGCTGATCCTGATAGTTTGAACACTGAGAATGCAGCAGATACAGAAAAAAAGCTAGAGCAGAGCAATAAGACAGTAGGAAGAAAAACTAGTTCGTCTGCAAAATCTACTACTTCAGAAAATCCTCATGTTGATAATGAGAAGGAAAGTGCTGATAATGAGAAGAATATTGCAGATAATGAGAAGAAAAGTGCAGAAAATGAAAAGGAAAGTGCAGAAAATGAGAAGGAAAGTGCAGAAAATGAGAAGGAAAGTGCAGACAATGAGAAGGAAAGTGCAGACAATGAGAAGGAAACAGAGAAATTTCCAGACCAGGAAGAACAAGGTGAGGATCTTCCTGGTTCACCACATCAGGGTACATCTGCTGAGGCAGCAGTACCTTCAGAAAATGATAAGGAGTCTGATGTTAAGCTTTCATCACCCAAGGCATTGGACAGTGAATCTGCTACTGTTGCTTCTACGTCTCCAAGTTTGAAACTTACTGATGAAAGTCGTTCCAAAAAGTCTGGACGACAGAAGAAGAAGGATAATTCAGATAAGGAAGCTGCTCCATCTTCAGATGATGCCTCCAAAAAGGTAGCTGATGGGATAAGTGATTCAGAGGTGAAGACAAACAGGCGTTCTGGGAAAAAGGTGCCAGTTTCTATTTCTAATGAGAATAAAGTTTTAGCAGAGGTTAAGGTATCCAAGAAGGAAAGTGGAACTACAAGTGATTCAGAGGCAAAACCTTTGAGGCAGTTAGCTAAGAAAGTCGATGGAGGCAGTAAAAATGAAGAAGGATCGTCAGCAAAGCATGTGGAGGATAAGAAGAGGGCTAGGGGAAAAACTCTTTCTGAGAAGGATAGAAAAAAAACTTCTATTAAGGATGATAGCAAA GATACTATTGCTTCACCAAAGTCATTGGGGAAATCAACCAAAGATGAACAAAAGAATGAGGAGACCCCGAAGACAAATTCTAAGAGAAAACGTACTCCTGGCAAAGTAAAG GAGTCTGGTGATAAAGGTTATGATGAGGATTTGATTGGTATGAAGGTTAGAGTTTGGTGGCCAAAGGATCAATC GTACTATAATGGTTTTATTGAATCTTTTGATCCAGTCAAAAAGAAGCATAAG GTTTTGTATAATGATGGTGATGAAGAAGTATTAAATCTTAAAAGAGAAAAGTGGGAGTTCATTGAAGGTGATTCTGTGTCCGATGAG GAAGGTAAAGCTGATCTATTAAGTCCTGATGCTTCCACTGAAAT TCCCTTAAAGAAAAAAGTGAAGATAAAATCGGATGACCCCTCTAAACAAAAAAAGATTGAGGCTTCACCCAAAAA GGGTGCTTCATCCAGCAAATCGAAGAGCATTCCAAAATCTGGACTGGGAAATAAAGCTGAGGGCAAATCCAAAGATGATTCCAAATCTGTTGGCAAGTCGGAGGAGGTGAGTGGTGGCAAATCCAAGGATCATACACCAAAAAGTGCTAGTAGCAAATCAGCCAATGTTGCGTCAAAATCATCAAGCAAGTCTAGGAATAATGATTCTCAGACACCAAAGACTACCAAATCCAAGGACGAAAGCAGCACACCGTCCACCAAGTCCAAGCAAGAAATCCAGAAATCTGGGAAGTTAAAGTTGGGCACGCCAAAAACAGCTACTGTTTTCAAGGATAAAACCCATCAAAGTGGTGGAAAGTCCAGTGCCAATGGTACTGGTAAAGTGAAGTCCGGTTCATCGAAGATAAAAGAGGTTGAAGATGCCAAGGAAAGCTCCTCTGATTCAGGTAAACCAGTGGAGAGTACTAAAGGCAAGTCCTTGAATCCCTCCAAGGCTCAGGAAAGTGAGGTTAAGGAAAGTGAGGTTAAGACAGGTAAGAAGCGACGAAGAAGCACAAAAGGCTGA